A genomic window from Elaeis guineensis isolate ETL-2024a chromosome 3, EG11, whole genome shotgun sequence includes:
- the LOC105041085 gene encoding uncharacterized protein isoform X1: protein MDSAIAIDGSTDKVKIRAGDKCWMDDLDYMPLIKRRRLLLSSTSSPSVPVYSNRPPVDMAVKRVSPGASQEWPGLPRGVKFDPSDGDLLWHLRAKVGKGEADPHPLISEFITSLDKDDGFGYTHPQKLPGVKKDGSVSYFFHRSFKIYNTKNPKHWTVHNDDSEDIFWQKVGKTRPVIVDGSHQGGKKIMVLYASMKKGKKPEKSNWVMHQYHLGTGNGKERELVVSKIFYENAQGLSPETVKAIVAEAETLIVAKLTTGYHETKCNENRVGAGWRELDEYDNCSTEDSKQRKIKSQVLSDVHQSAEGFLAGGKLHQEQSSCAAESWRTRSCISDDVQANVKILKNNLKDISMGDCDLVSEGNKTSGLVVSIAMTSDLVRPCSLNAADSNSEHLPDASSLGDTQEYISSSNLIASSGFKGHTVEQGGNDLLQLSNLPDHSTGIKVEHSDYMQTNPQKEGLEDTDMEVFIRESEKEDLDHVTLQERCNMLLSSTYSVSGDLNGSRWCQDCSACTSKPCPNSVLHAQDGGFISRSEKDGTLTNHLGTENCGQDILGLLQDISSGPFIHPPSAQLPIGECCADSVPESNDAKSMNNLMFDSPDSATAGFDPYLQTSLNCQLSILLQDSHSLENHENNYISVYQTSRPEVKPQVQSNKCVSDHSQPLCSELSAQQVQLKVEPLEEDFPKNISGINAAVPHSADKNSPEEDCTASTCTATPCTPDADMSCLRQTPVDQNDSNQVYNSILPTFPVEVKVEPLEESRINSVPEANAENHLSLLLSNYSTEVFRAHTQLSKDDHFQVNSSFNGNNSQENMSTNYLCSDQNSVPENVINSEAPKLQSSKIPGFMSGTSLENSCTVSQSSAKAGNHDNISSSGDSLFEESGRNCSGQVSFLEKEHAGASNILSNSVQVKTEPLESDLLSMCENHLSSFPESDTLGANVKRETLDELSVDVIDPIKVGHAMMPISGIVSNLDYGNNLNCSQQAVPYYLIDGSINSINAKSSHFSLRRRRKKTATDSVETALEEDAPGLLQVLLDKGITVEEIKLYGDVEDDEPLEVSSTDDSFEELETVMTKLFSERASLIKLSTARHIKGSKAVYCLACLISLIEQTRYLHFRNSSVEWGWCRDLQSFIFVFKRHNRIVLERPEYGYATYFFELVDSLPIPWQIKRLVTAMKLTSCSRTTLIENKPLLVGEDLTEGEACVLEEYGWTPNTGLGTMLNYCDRVVHDKKNERYSSEWRAKIGRLLMIGHDGGRTVLTNLPKKVAQFMENRNQEIKLIN from the exons ATGGATTCCGCCATTGCTATCGACGGGTCTACAGACAAGGTCAAGATTAGGGCAGGAGATAAGTGCTGGATGGATGATCTTGACTACATGCCGCTGATCAAACGGCGGCGGTTGCTTCTCTCGAGCACGTCGTCCCCTTCGGTCCCAGTTTATTCGAA CAGGCCTCCAGTAGATATGGCTGTCAAGCGGGTCTCTCCTGGAGCTTCACAG GAGTGGCCAGGGTTACCCAGAGGTGTGAAGTTTGATCCATCTGATGGAGATCTACTTTGGCATCTTCGTGCAAAAGTTGGCAAAGGGGAGGCTGATCCTCATCCTTTAATCAGTGAATTTATTACTTCCCTTGATAAAGATGATGGATTTGGTTACACCCATCCCCAAAAACTACCTG GTGTCAAGAAGGACGGAAGTGTATCCTACTTCTTTCATAGATCATTCAAGATATATAATACTAAGAATCCAAAGCATTGGACGGTACACAATGATGACTCTGAAGATATCTTTTGGCAAAAGGTGGGTAAGACTAGACCAGTCATTGTTGATGGGAGTCATCAGGGTGGTAAAAAGATAATGGTTCTCTATGCGAGCATGAAAAAAGGCAAGAAACCTGAGAAATCCAATTGGGTGATGCATCAGTATCATCTTGGCACTGGAAATGGCAAGGAGAGGGAGCTAGTTGTTTCTAAAATCTTTTATGAGAATGCACAAGGATTGTCTCCGGAGACTGTAAAAGCTATTGTTGCTGAAGCAGAGACTCTAATTGTTGCCAAATTG ACAACAGGATATCATGAAACCAAATGTAATGAAAATAGGGTTGGTGCTGGATGGAGAGAGCTTGATGAATATGATAACTGTTCTACTGAAgattcaaagcaaagaaaaatcaAATCCCAAGTTTTATCAGATGTTCACCAGTCTGCGGAAGGCTTCTTAGCTGGTGGCAAGCTCCATCAGGAGCAATCCTCTTGTGCAGCTGAATCCTGGAGGACAAGATCTTGTATATCTGATGATGTTCAAGCAAatgtcaaaattttgaaaaacaaCTTGAAG GATATTTCCATGGGTGACTGTGATTTGGTTTCTGAAGGAAACAAAACTTCAGGTCTTGTCGTTTCAATTGCAATGACTTCTGATTTAGTCAGACCTTGTTCCCTTAATGCAGCAGATTCCAATAGCGAGCATCTCCCAGATGCTAGTAGCTTGGGAGATACTCAAGAATATATAAGCAGTTCAAATCTGATAGCTTCCTCTGGATTCAAAGGTCATACTGTTGAACAAGGAGGGAATGATCTGCTGCAACTATCTAATCTGCCAGATCATAGTACTGGAATAAAAGTTGAGCATTCTGACTATATGCAAACAAATCCTCAAAAGGAGGGTTTAGAGGACACTGATATGGAAGTGTTTATAAGGGAATCTGAAAAGGAGGATCTTGATCATGTCACACTGCAAGAACGTTGCAACATGCTGTTATCAAGCACTTATTCAGTTTCTGGTGATCTCAATGGTTCAAGATGGTGTCAAGATTGCAGTGCTTGTACATCAAAGCCCTGTCCAAACAGTGTATTACATGCTCAAGATGGTGGATTTATTTCTAGAAGTGAGAAAGATGGAACCCTGAC GAATCATTTGGGAACTGAAAATTGTGGACAGGATATACTtggcctactgcag GATATTTCTTCAGGTCCTTTTATTCATCCTCCAAGCGCACAACTCCCGATTGGAGAATGTTGTGCTGACAGTGTTCCTGAAAGTAATGATGCAAAATCTATGAATAATTTAATGTTCGATTCTCCTGACAGTGCTACTGCAGGATTTGATCCATATTTGCAAACTTCCCTGAACTGCCAACTCAGCATATTGTTGCAAGATAGCCACTCTCttgaaaatcatgaaaataacTACATATCTGTATACCAGACATCTCGTCCTGAAGTAAAACCACAAGTTCAAAGCAACAAATGTGTGAGTGATCACTCTCAGCCCCTTTGTTCTGAATTATCTGCCCAACAGGTCCAATTGAAGGTTGAACCGTTGGAAGAAGATTTTCCTAAAAATATTTCTGGAATAAATGCTGCTGTGCCACATAGTGCTGATAAAAATTCACCAGAGGAGGACTGTACAGCTAGTACTTGTACAGCCACTCCATGTACTCCAGATGCTGACATGTCATGCTTAAGACAGACACCTGTAGACCAGAATGATAGCAATCAGGTGTATAATTCAATACTCCCAACCTTTCCTGTTGAGGTAAAGGTCGAACCTTTGGAAGAAAGTCGCATCAACAGTGTTCCTGAAGCAAATGCTGAAAATCATTTGAGCCTGTTGCTAAGTAATTATTCAACAGAGGTTTTTAGAGCACATACTCAATTGTCAAAAGATGATCATTTTCAAGTCAACTCTTCATTCAATGGAAATAATTCACAAGAAAACATGTCAACTAACTATTTATGTTCTGACCAGAATTCTGTTCCTGAAAATGTAATTAATTCAGAAGCTCCAAAACTTCAGAGCAGTAAAATTCCTGGTTTTATGAGTGGTACCTCTTTAGAGAACTCTTGTACAGTTTCTCAGTCTTCAGCAAAGGCCGGTAATCATGATAACATTTCGTCGAGTGGTGACAGTTTGTTTGAAGAGTCTGGCAGAAATTGTTCTGGTCAGGTCTCTTTTCTAGAGAAAGAACATGCTGGTGCTAGTAATATATTATCAAATTCAGTTCAAGTGAAGACTGAACCCTTGGAAAGTGACTTATTGAGCATGTGTGAGAATCATCTGTCCAGCTTTCCAGAGTCTGATACATTAGGAGCCAATGTCAAGAGGGAAACCCTCGATGAACTCTCTGTAGATGTGATTGATCCCATCAAAGTAGGACATGCTATGATGCCGATTTCAGGAATTGTTTCTAACTTAGATTATGGAAACAATCTGAATTGCTCTCAACAAGCAGTGCCATATTATCTAATAGATGGTTCTATCAACTCTATAAATGCCAAATCAAGTCATTTTTCCCTTCGGAGGAGAAGGAAAAAAACTGCAAC GGATTCAGTGGAAACTGCACTTGAGGAAGATGCTCCTGGACTTCTACAG GTTCTACTAGATAAAGGAATAACAGTTGAGGAAATTAAACTTTATGGGGATGTAGAAGATGATGAACCACTAGAGGTTTCTTCCACAGATGACAGTTTTGAAGAGCTTGAAACTGTGATGACTAAG TTATTTTCCGAGCGAGCATCTCTAATCAAACTTTCTACTGCACGGCATATTAAGGGGTCAAAGGCTGTTTACTGTTTGGCCTGCTTAATTTCCCTTATTGAACAG ACTCGATATCTCCATTTTCGTAACAGCTCTGTTGAATGGGGATGGTGTAGGGACCTGCAGTCATTTATTTTTGTCTTTAAGAGGCATAACAG AATAGTCTTAGAACGTCCAGAATATGGGTACGCGACTTATTTCTTTGAGCTTGTGGACTCTTTGCCCATTCCCTGGCAAATCAAGAGGTTAGTGACAGCCATGAAGCTCACCAGCTGTAGCAGGACCACTCTAATCGAGAACAAACCATTGTTG GTTGGAGAAGATTTAACAGAGGGAGAGGCCTGTGTTTTGGAGGAATATGGTTGGACACCAAATACTGGCCTTGGGACAATGCTCAACTACTGTGACAGGGTGGTTCATGACAAGAAAAATGAGAGGTATAGCTCAGAATGGAGGGCCAAGATTGGGAGGTTGTTAATGATTGGCCATGATGGTGGGCGCACTGTACTGACCAATCTTCCTAAGAAGGTTGCACAATTCATGGAGAACCGTAATCAAGAAATCAAGTTGATTAACTGA
- the LOC105041085 gene encoding uncharacterized protein isoform X2, which produces MDSAIAIDGSTDKVKIRAGDKCWMDDLDYMPLIKRRRLLLSSTSSPSVPVYSKPPVDMAVKRVSPGASQEWPGLPRGVKFDPSDGDLLWHLRAKVGKGEADPHPLISEFITSLDKDDGFGYTHPQKLPGVKKDGSVSYFFHRSFKIYNTKNPKHWTVHNDDSEDIFWQKVGKTRPVIVDGSHQGGKKIMVLYASMKKGKKPEKSNWVMHQYHLGTGNGKERELVVSKIFYENAQGLSPETVKAIVAEAETLIVAKLTTGYHETKCNENRVGAGWRELDEYDNCSTEDSKQRKIKSQVLSDVHQSAEGFLAGGKLHQEQSSCAAESWRTRSCISDDVQANVKILKNNLKDISMGDCDLVSEGNKTSGLVVSIAMTSDLVRPCSLNAADSNSEHLPDASSLGDTQEYISSSNLIASSGFKGHTVEQGGNDLLQLSNLPDHSTGIKVEHSDYMQTNPQKEGLEDTDMEVFIRESEKEDLDHVTLQERCNMLLSSTYSVSGDLNGSRWCQDCSACTSKPCPNSVLHAQDGGFISRSEKDGTLTNHLGTENCGQDILGLLQDISSGPFIHPPSAQLPIGECCADSVPESNDAKSMNNLMFDSPDSATAGFDPYLQTSLNCQLSILLQDSHSLENHENNYISVYQTSRPEVKPQVQSNKCVSDHSQPLCSELSAQQVQLKVEPLEEDFPKNISGINAAVPHSADKNSPEEDCTASTCTATPCTPDADMSCLRQTPVDQNDSNQVYNSILPTFPVEVKVEPLEESRINSVPEANAENHLSLLLSNYSTEVFRAHTQLSKDDHFQVNSSFNGNNSQENMSTNYLCSDQNSVPENVINSEAPKLQSSKIPGFMSGTSLENSCTVSQSSAKAGNHDNISSSGDSLFEESGRNCSGQVSFLEKEHAGASNILSNSVQVKTEPLESDLLSMCENHLSSFPESDTLGANVKRETLDELSVDVIDPIKVGHAMMPISGIVSNLDYGNNLNCSQQAVPYYLIDGSINSINAKSSHFSLRRRRKKTATDSVETALEEDAPGLLQVLLDKGITVEEIKLYGDVEDDEPLEVSSTDDSFEELETVMTKLFSERASLIKLSTARHIKGSKAVYCLACLISLIEQTRYLHFRNSSVEWGWCRDLQSFIFVFKRHNRIVLERPEYGYATYFFELVDSLPIPWQIKRLVTAMKLTSCSRTTLIENKPLLVGEDLTEGEACVLEEYGWTPNTGLGTMLNYCDRVVHDKKNERYSSEWRAKIGRLLMIGHDGGRTVLTNLPKKVAQFMENRNQEIKLIN; this is translated from the exons ATGGATTCCGCCATTGCTATCGACGGGTCTACAGACAAGGTCAAGATTAGGGCAGGAGATAAGTGCTGGATGGATGATCTTGACTACATGCCGCTGATCAAACGGCGGCGGTTGCTTCTCTCGAGCACGTCGTCCCCTTCGGTCCCAGTTTATTCGAA GCCTCCAGTAGATATGGCTGTCAAGCGGGTCTCTCCTGGAGCTTCACAG GAGTGGCCAGGGTTACCCAGAGGTGTGAAGTTTGATCCATCTGATGGAGATCTACTTTGGCATCTTCGTGCAAAAGTTGGCAAAGGGGAGGCTGATCCTCATCCTTTAATCAGTGAATTTATTACTTCCCTTGATAAAGATGATGGATTTGGTTACACCCATCCCCAAAAACTACCTG GTGTCAAGAAGGACGGAAGTGTATCCTACTTCTTTCATAGATCATTCAAGATATATAATACTAAGAATCCAAAGCATTGGACGGTACACAATGATGACTCTGAAGATATCTTTTGGCAAAAGGTGGGTAAGACTAGACCAGTCATTGTTGATGGGAGTCATCAGGGTGGTAAAAAGATAATGGTTCTCTATGCGAGCATGAAAAAAGGCAAGAAACCTGAGAAATCCAATTGGGTGATGCATCAGTATCATCTTGGCACTGGAAATGGCAAGGAGAGGGAGCTAGTTGTTTCTAAAATCTTTTATGAGAATGCACAAGGATTGTCTCCGGAGACTGTAAAAGCTATTGTTGCTGAAGCAGAGACTCTAATTGTTGCCAAATTG ACAACAGGATATCATGAAACCAAATGTAATGAAAATAGGGTTGGTGCTGGATGGAGAGAGCTTGATGAATATGATAACTGTTCTACTGAAgattcaaagcaaagaaaaatcaAATCCCAAGTTTTATCAGATGTTCACCAGTCTGCGGAAGGCTTCTTAGCTGGTGGCAAGCTCCATCAGGAGCAATCCTCTTGTGCAGCTGAATCCTGGAGGACAAGATCTTGTATATCTGATGATGTTCAAGCAAatgtcaaaattttgaaaaacaaCTTGAAG GATATTTCCATGGGTGACTGTGATTTGGTTTCTGAAGGAAACAAAACTTCAGGTCTTGTCGTTTCAATTGCAATGACTTCTGATTTAGTCAGACCTTGTTCCCTTAATGCAGCAGATTCCAATAGCGAGCATCTCCCAGATGCTAGTAGCTTGGGAGATACTCAAGAATATATAAGCAGTTCAAATCTGATAGCTTCCTCTGGATTCAAAGGTCATACTGTTGAACAAGGAGGGAATGATCTGCTGCAACTATCTAATCTGCCAGATCATAGTACTGGAATAAAAGTTGAGCATTCTGACTATATGCAAACAAATCCTCAAAAGGAGGGTTTAGAGGACACTGATATGGAAGTGTTTATAAGGGAATCTGAAAAGGAGGATCTTGATCATGTCACACTGCAAGAACGTTGCAACATGCTGTTATCAAGCACTTATTCAGTTTCTGGTGATCTCAATGGTTCAAGATGGTGTCAAGATTGCAGTGCTTGTACATCAAAGCCCTGTCCAAACAGTGTATTACATGCTCAAGATGGTGGATTTATTTCTAGAAGTGAGAAAGATGGAACCCTGAC GAATCATTTGGGAACTGAAAATTGTGGACAGGATATACTtggcctactgcag GATATTTCTTCAGGTCCTTTTATTCATCCTCCAAGCGCACAACTCCCGATTGGAGAATGTTGTGCTGACAGTGTTCCTGAAAGTAATGATGCAAAATCTATGAATAATTTAATGTTCGATTCTCCTGACAGTGCTACTGCAGGATTTGATCCATATTTGCAAACTTCCCTGAACTGCCAACTCAGCATATTGTTGCAAGATAGCCACTCTCttgaaaatcatgaaaataacTACATATCTGTATACCAGACATCTCGTCCTGAAGTAAAACCACAAGTTCAAAGCAACAAATGTGTGAGTGATCACTCTCAGCCCCTTTGTTCTGAATTATCTGCCCAACAGGTCCAATTGAAGGTTGAACCGTTGGAAGAAGATTTTCCTAAAAATATTTCTGGAATAAATGCTGCTGTGCCACATAGTGCTGATAAAAATTCACCAGAGGAGGACTGTACAGCTAGTACTTGTACAGCCACTCCATGTACTCCAGATGCTGACATGTCATGCTTAAGACAGACACCTGTAGACCAGAATGATAGCAATCAGGTGTATAATTCAATACTCCCAACCTTTCCTGTTGAGGTAAAGGTCGAACCTTTGGAAGAAAGTCGCATCAACAGTGTTCCTGAAGCAAATGCTGAAAATCATTTGAGCCTGTTGCTAAGTAATTATTCAACAGAGGTTTTTAGAGCACATACTCAATTGTCAAAAGATGATCATTTTCAAGTCAACTCTTCATTCAATGGAAATAATTCACAAGAAAACATGTCAACTAACTATTTATGTTCTGACCAGAATTCTGTTCCTGAAAATGTAATTAATTCAGAAGCTCCAAAACTTCAGAGCAGTAAAATTCCTGGTTTTATGAGTGGTACCTCTTTAGAGAACTCTTGTACAGTTTCTCAGTCTTCAGCAAAGGCCGGTAATCATGATAACATTTCGTCGAGTGGTGACAGTTTGTTTGAAGAGTCTGGCAGAAATTGTTCTGGTCAGGTCTCTTTTCTAGAGAAAGAACATGCTGGTGCTAGTAATATATTATCAAATTCAGTTCAAGTGAAGACTGAACCCTTGGAAAGTGACTTATTGAGCATGTGTGAGAATCATCTGTCCAGCTTTCCAGAGTCTGATACATTAGGAGCCAATGTCAAGAGGGAAACCCTCGATGAACTCTCTGTAGATGTGATTGATCCCATCAAAGTAGGACATGCTATGATGCCGATTTCAGGAATTGTTTCTAACTTAGATTATGGAAACAATCTGAATTGCTCTCAACAAGCAGTGCCATATTATCTAATAGATGGTTCTATCAACTCTATAAATGCCAAATCAAGTCATTTTTCCCTTCGGAGGAGAAGGAAAAAAACTGCAAC GGATTCAGTGGAAACTGCACTTGAGGAAGATGCTCCTGGACTTCTACAG GTTCTACTAGATAAAGGAATAACAGTTGAGGAAATTAAACTTTATGGGGATGTAGAAGATGATGAACCACTAGAGGTTTCTTCCACAGATGACAGTTTTGAAGAGCTTGAAACTGTGATGACTAAG TTATTTTCCGAGCGAGCATCTCTAATCAAACTTTCTACTGCACGGCATATTAAGGGGTCAAAGGCTGTTTACTGTTTGGCCTGCTTAATTTCCCTTATTGAACAG ACTCGATATCTCCATTTTCGTAACAGCTCTGTTGAATGGGGATGGTGTAGGGACCTGCAGTCATTTATTTTTGTCTTTAAGAGGCATAACAG AATAGTCTTAGAACGTCCAGAATATGGGTACGCGACTTATTTCTTTGAGCTTGTGGACTCTTTGCCCATTCCCTGGCAAATCAAGAGGTTAGTGACAGCCATGAAGCTCACCAGCTGTAGCAGGACCACTCTAATCGAGAACAAACCATTGTTG GTTGGAGAAGATTTAACAGAGGGAGAGGCCTGTGTTTTGGAGGAATATGGTTGGACACCAAATACTGGCCTTGGGACAATGCTCAACTACTGTGACAGGGTGGTTCATGACAAGAAAAATGAGAGGTATAGCTCAGAATGGAGGGCCAAGATTGGGAGGTTGTTAATGATTGGCCATGATGGTGGGCGCACTGTACTGACCAATCTTCCTAAGAAGGTTGCACAATTCATGGAGAACCGTAATCAAGAAATCAAGTTGATTAACTGA
- the LOC105041085 gene encoding uncharacterized protein isoform X3, with protein sequence MMDLVTPIPKNYLTTGYHETKCNENRVGAGWRELDEYDNCSTEDSKQRKIKSQVLSDVHQSAEGFLAGGKLHQEQSSCAAESWRTRSCISDDVQANVKILKNNLKDISMGDCDLVSEGNKTSGLVVSIAMTSDLVRPCSLNAADSNSEHLPDASSLGDTQEYISSSNLIASSGFKGHTVEQGGNDLLQLSNLPDHSTGIKVEHSDYMQTNPQKEGLEDTDMEVFIRESEKEDLDHVTLQERCNMLLSSTYSVSGDLNGSRWCQDCSACTSKPCPNSVLHAQDGGFISRSEKDGTLTNHLGTENCGQDILGLLQDISSGPFIHPPSAQLPIGECCADSVPESNDAKSMNNLMFDSPDSATAGFDPYLQTSLNCQLSILLQDSHSLENHENNYISVYQTSRPEVKPQVQSNKCVSDHSQPLCSELSAQQVQLKVEPLEEDFPKNISGINAAVPHSADKNSPEEDCTASTCTATPCTPDADMSCLRQTPVDQNDSNQVYNSILPTFPVEVKVEPLEESRINSVPEANAENHLSLLLSNYSTEVFRAHTQLSKDDHFQVNSSFNGNNSQENMSTNYLCSDQNSVPENVINSEAPKLQSSKIPGFMSGTSLENSCTVSQSSAKAGNHDNISSSGDSLFEESGRNCSGQVSFLEKEHAGASNILSNSVQVKTEPLESDLLSMCENHLSSFPESDTLGANVKRETLDELSVDVIDPIKVGHAMMPISGIVSNLDYGNNLNCSQQAVPYYLIDGSINSINAKSSHFSLRRRRKKTATDSVETALEEDAPGLLQVLLDKGITVEEIKLYGDVEDDEPLEVSSTDDSFEELETVMTKLFSERASLIKLSTARHIKGSKAVYCLACLISLIEQTRYLHFRNSSVEWGWCRDLQSFIFVFKRHNRIVLERPEYGYATYFFELVDSLPIPWQIKRLVTAMKLTSCSRTTLIENKPLLVGEDLTEGEACVLEEYGWTPNTGLGTMLNYCDRVVHDKKNERYSSEWRAKIGRLLMIGHDGGRTVLTNLPKKVAQFMENRNQEIKLIN encoded by the exons ATGATGGATTTGGTTACACCCATCCCCAAAAACTACCTG ACAACAGGATATCATGAAACCAAATGTAATGAAAATAGGGTTGGTGCTGGATGGAGAGAGCTTGATGAATATGATAACTGTTCTACTGAAgattcaaagcaaagaaaaatcaAATCCCAAGTTTTATCAGATGTTCACCAGTCTGCGGAAGGCTTCTTAGCTGGTGGCAAGCTCCATCAGGAGCAATCCTCTTGTGCAGCTGAATCCTGGAGGACAAGATCTTGTATATCTGATGATGTTCAAGCAAatgtcaaaattttgaaaaacaaCTTGAAG GATATTTCCATGGGTGACTGTGATTTGGTTTCTGAAGGAAACAAAACTTCAGGTCTTGTCGTTTCAATTGCAATGACTTCTGATTTAGTCAGACCTTGTTCCCTTAATGCAGCAGATTCCAATAGCGAGCATCTCCCAGATGCTAGTAGCTTGGGAGATACTCAAGAATATATAAGCAGTTCAAATCTGATAGCTTCCTCTGGATTCAAAGGTCATACTGTTGAACAAGGAGGGAATGATCTGCTGCAACTATCTAATCTGCCAGATCATAGTACTGGAATAAAAGTTGAGCATTCTGACTATATGCAAACAAATCCTCAAAAGGAGGGTTTAGAGGACACTGATATGGAAGTGTTTATAAGGGAATCTGAAAAGGAGGATCTTGATCATGTCACACTGCAAGAACGTTGCAACATGCTGTTATCAAGCACTTATTCAGTTTCTGGTGATCTCAATGGTTCAAGATGGTGTCAAGATTGCAGTGCTTGTACATCAAAGCCCTGTCCAAACAGTGTATTACATGCTCAAGATGGTGGATTTATTTCTAGAAGTGAGAAAGATGGAACCCTGAC GAATCATTTGGGAACTGAAAATTGTGGACAGGATATACTtggcctactgcag GATATTTCTTCAGGTCCTTTTATTCATCCTCCAAGCGCACAACTCCCGATTGGAGAATGTTGTGCTGACAGTGTTCCTGAAAGTAATGATGCAAAATCTATGAATAATTTAATGTTCGATTCTCCTGACAGTGCTACTGCAGGATTTGATCCATATTTGCAAACTTCCCTGAACTGCCAACTCAGCATATTGTTGCAAGATAGCCACTCTCttgaaaatcatgaaaataacTACATATCTGTATACCAGACATCTCGTCCTGAAGTAAAACCACAAGTTCAAAGCAACAAATGTGTGAGTGATCACTCTCAGCCCCTTTGTTCTGAATTATCTGCCCAACAGGTCCAATTGAAGGTTGAACCGTTGGAAGAAGATTTTCCTAAAAATATTTCTGGAATAAATGCTGCTGTGCCACATAGTGCTGATAAAAATTCACCAGAGGAGGACTGTACAGCTAGTACTTGTACAGCCACTCCATGTACTCCAGATGCTGACATGTCATGCTTAAGACAGACACCTGTAGACCAGAATGATAGCAATCAGGTGTATAATTCAATACTCCCAACCTTTCCTGTTGAGGTAAAGGTCGAACCTTTGGAAGAAAGTCGCATCAACAGTGTTCCTGAAGCAAATGCTGAAAATCATTTGAGCCTGTTGCTAAGTAATTATTCAACAGAGGTTTTTAGAGCACATACTCAATTGTCAAAAGATGATCATTTTCAAGTCAACTCTTCATTCAATGGAAATAATTCACAAGAAAACATGTCAACTAACTATTTATGTTCTGACCAGAATTCTGTTCCTGAAAATGTAATTAATTCAGAAGCTCCAAAACTTCAGAGCAGTAAAATTCCTGGTTTTATGAGTGGTACCTCTTTAGAGAACTCTTGTACAGTTTCTCAGTCTTCAGCAAAGGCCGGTAATCATGATAACATTTCGTCGAGTGGTGACAGTTTGTTTGAAGAGTCTGGCAGAAATTGTTCTGGTCAGGTCTCTTTTCTAGAGAAAGAACATGCTGGTGCTAGTAATATATTATCAAATTCAGTTCAAGTGAAGACTGAACCCTTGGAAAGTGACTTATTGAGCATGTGTGAGAATCATCTGTCCAGCTTTCCAGAGTCTGATACATTAGGAGCCAATGTCAAGAGGGAAACCCTCGATGAACTCTCTGTAGATGTGATTGATCCCATCAAAGTAGGACATGCTATGATGCCGATTTCAGGAATTGTTTCTAACTTAGATTATGGAAACAATCTGAATTGCTCTCAACAAGCAGTGCCATATTATCTAATAGATGGTTCTATCAACTCTATAAATGCCAAATCAAGTCATTTTTCCCTTCGGAGGAGAAGGAAAAAAACTGCAAC GGATTCAGTGGAAACTGCACTTGAGGAAGATGCTCCTGGACTTCTACAG GTTCTACTAGATAAAGGAATAACAGTTGAGGAAATTAAACTTTATGGGGATGTAGAAGATGATGAACCACTAGAGGTTTCTTCCACAGATGACAGTTTTGAAGAGCTTGAAACTGTGATGACTAAG TTATTTTCCGAGCGAGCATCTCTAATCAAACTTTCTACTGCACGGCATATTAAGGGGTCAAAGGCTGTTTACTGTTTGGCCTGCTTAATTTCCCTTATTGAACAG ACTCGATATCTCCATTTTCGTAACAGCTCTGTTGAATGGGGATGGTGTAGGGACCTGCAGTCATTTATTTTTGTCTTTAAGAGGCATAACAG AATAGTCTTAGAACGTCCAGAATATGGGTACGCGACTTATTTCTTTGAGCTTGTGGACTCTTTGCCCATTCCCTGGCAAATCAAGAGGTTAGTGACAGCCATGAAGCTCACCAGCTGTAGCAGGACCACTCTAATCGAGAACAAACCATTGTTG GTTGGAGAAGATTTAACAGAGGGAGAGGCCTGTGTTTTGGAGGAATATGGTTGGACACCAAATACTGGCCTTGGGACAATGCTCAACTACTGTGACAGGGTGGTTCATGACAAGAAAAATGAGAGGTATAGCTCAGAATGGAGGGCCAAGATTGGGAGGTTGTTAATGATTGGCCATGATGGTGGGCGCACTGTACTGACCAATCTTCCTAAGAAGGTTGCACAATTCATGGAGAACCGTAATCAAGAAATCAAGTTGATTAACTGA